One segment of bacterium DNA contains the following:
- a CDS encoding radical SAM protein codes for MSLSNVDWRQVLGLRVSLPKKIDIEPTNTCNLACPLCPQSSSHTRKRGFMTLETFGNAISSFDGRVSEVSLYLHGEPFLNPDLPKFVKALSEAGIQTTIATNGLAITDECWRGVLDEGVNAVRFSMDLISRQGFLAYKGLDSYDEARSRLDELIEIKLGQKSDAHLGIRTIYSGQSREELLSFLEYYFKKPGIDDIWFTRPCPWPGSKDPEMLAGRLMKDRKQPCSIARESISICWDGSVVPCSFDHNAEYVLGNVNDAPLDEIVNSEAARSFRKLHANGRRDKIQPCADCMLPRFFFREISLNGALFNKANTAQMDNLFGRIEALMPKLEI; via the coding sequence ATGAGCTTATCCAATGTCGACTGGCGGCAGGTGCTTGGTCTGAGGGTCTCGCTGCCGAAGAAAATAGATATCGAGCCGACGAACACATGCAACCTTGCATGTCCGTTGTGCCCACAGTCTTCATCGCACACGCGAAAACGGGGTTTCATGACCTTGGAGACCTTTGGAAATGCGATTTCGAGCTTTGACGGACGGGTATCCGAGGTGTCTCTATATCTTCATGGAGAGCCGTTCCTGAACCCGGACCTGCCCAAATTTGTGAAGGCGCTCTCTGAAGCCGGCATACAAACCACTATAGCCACGAACGGCCTGGCGATAACCGATGAATGCTGGCGGGGCGTGCTCGATGAAGGAGTCAATGCCGTACGGTTTTCGATGGACCTGATAAGCCGGCAGGGGTTTCTGGCATATAAGGGTCTGGACTCATATGATGAAGCGCGCAGCAGGCTCGACGAACTGATCGAGATCAAACTGGGTCAGAAGTCTGATGCTCACCTGGGGATTCGCACCATATACAGTGGGCAGTCGCGTGAGGAACTGCTATCGTTCCTGGAATACTACTTCAAGAAGCCCGGAATAGACGATATCTGGTTTACGCGCCCATGCCCATGGCCTGGATCAAAAGACCCGGAGATGCTGGCGGGACGCCTGATGAAAGACAGGAAACAACCGTGCTCCATCGCCCGCGAGTCGATCAGTATCTGTTGGGACGGCAGCGTGGTGCCCTGCAGCTTCGATCATAATGCGGAGTATGTGTTGGGAAATGTCAATGATGCGCCGCTTGACGAGATCGTCAACTCGGAGGCTGCGCGCAGCTTCAGAAAACTGCATGCAAATGGCAGACGTGATAAAATACAGCCATGTGCAGACTGTATGCTCCCAAGATTTTTCTTTCGGGAGATATCGCTGAACGGAGCGCTTTTCAACAAGGCAAATACTGCGCAGATGGATAATCTGTTTGGCCGTATAGAGGCGTTGATGCCCAAACTGGAGATTTGA
- a CDS encoding ABC transporter ATP-binding protein/permease translates to MAGTRIPIGIPGRPIEDDRSKSPSIETRDLLRWAWKHSRSEVPLIVLGMILALIISSLSGLVLIKAREFIEVVSSGVGPRHGLNLAVILSVIFLGRSLLGMVATMLGSFASANIRKNLEWACLDHLSFLPYERMASKSGGLVSAALFNEIPMMADIPVMITRSFARAPFTILILCIILYKNLPLMGILVLLATPLVFIGMSTLAKAAKNASARAHDAISLLYARMSEYLGGMRTIRTLGLMDWYTRKLKALSVEIAQKMKRTIFVTSLQGAVQEGISLILLMFALWWCAVCVNMGLISLSKALLIPVALIMIKDEALAISGGIIGLRRIEGAAARIQNLLSERQSGNGQLNPKEPVEEVRLCNITFGYEGCGLILEDVNLELSSGGITVLLGESGAGKSTLCDIVLGLRQAKSGEVRFNGHLLRELSEEYVMSQIALVDQLPYLFEGTVRENLLFGDMTATDSRVWEMLEAVSSANFVSEMDGKLDAHITPMGSNLSMGQRQRLVLARSLLRQPHLLVLDEFTSALDPANEDSIMDTISSLSKDIIVLCTTHRMSVARRAAHVYCLREGQISAVPSDDFALWAYGRTGRAGER, encoded by the coding sequence ATGGCAGGCACTCGAATTCCAATCGGCATACCCGGAAGACCGATAGAAGACGACCGGTCGAAGTCGCCTTCGATAGAGACCCGCGACCTGCTCAGATGGGCATGGAAACACTCGCGCTCGGAAGTGCCGCTGATTGTCCTCGGCATGATATTGGCGCTTATCATATCGTCTCTGTCGGGGTTGGTGCTGATTAAAGCACGCGAGTTTATCGAAGTTGTCAGTTCGGGAGTGGGACCCAGACACGGCCTGAACCTGGCTGTCATTCTGAGTGTTATATTTCTTGGGCGCTCGCTGCTGGGTATGGTGGCCACGATGCTGGGTTCCTTTGCATCGGCGAATATCCGTAAAAACCTGGAATGGGCATGTCTCGACCACCTTTCGTTTCTTCCATATGAGAGAATGGCTTCCAAGTCCGGCGGGCTGGTTAGCGCTGCGCTTTTCAATGAAATCCCTATGATGGCGGATATCCCGGTAATGATTACCCGCTCGTTTGCCAGAGCGCCGTTCACCATACTGATACTGTGCATCATACTCTACAAGAACCTGCCTCTGATGGGAATATTGGTCCTGCTGGCTACGCCTCTTGTTTTTATCGGGATGTCGACCCTGGCAAAAGCAGCGAAAAATGCAAGCGCACGGGCTCACGATGCGATTTCGCTTCTATATGCGAGAATGAGCGAATATCTCGGAGGTATGCGGACGATTCGCACACTTGGTCTGATGGACTGGTATACACGAAAGCTGAAGGCGCTGTCAGTCGAGATTGCGCAAAAGATGAAAAGGACCATCTTCGTTACCTCGCTGCAGGGAGCCGTCCAAGAGGGCATTTCGCTGATACTGTTGATGTTTGCTCTATGGTGGTGCGCGGTGTGTGTCAACATGGGCCTGATCTCACTAAGCAAAGCTCTGCTTATTCCTGTGGCGCTGATTATGATAAAGGATGAAGCCCTCGCGATATCTGGAGGCATTATCGGGCTGCGCAGGATCGAAGGTGCTGCCGCGCGTATACAAAACCTCCTTTCAGAACGGCAGTCTGGAAATGGACAATTGAACCCGAAAGAACCGGTCGAAGAAGTGAGGCTGTGTAATATCACGTTTGGATATGAGGGCTGCGGGCTGATCCTTGAAGATGTGAACCTGGAACTGAGCTCAGGCGGTATCACCGTGCTGCTTGGTGAAAGTGGTGCGGGCAAATCGACTCTGTGCGACATTGTGCTCGGGCTGCGGCAGGCGAAAAGCGGTGAGGTCAGATTTAATGGACACCTGCTTCGGGAATTGTCTGAGGAATATGTGATGAGCCAGATCGCTCTCGTGGATCAACTGCCGTACCTCTTCGAGGGTACAGTGCGCGAAAACCTGCTTTTCGGAGATATGACTGCCACGGACAGCCGGGTCTGGGAAATGCTGGAAGCTGTGAGTTCCGCGAATTTCGTCTCTGAAATGGATGGAAAGCTGGATGCACATATTACCCCGATGGGGTCGAACCTGTCGATGGGGCAGAGACAGAGACTGGTGCTGGCGAGGTCACTGCTGCGCCAGCCGCATCTGCTTGTGCTCGACGAGTTTACCAGTGCTCTCGACCCGGCAAACGAGGATTCGATCATGGATACCATATCGAGTCTGAGCAAAGATATTATTGTGCTTTGCACTACGCATCGAATGTCTGTGGCACGCAGAGCTGCGCATGTATATTGTCTGAGGGAAGGGCAAATTTCAGCGGTACCATCAGATGATTTTGCGCTGTGGGCATATGGCCGGACAGGCCGCGCAGGGGAGCGTTGA
- a CDS encoding nucleotidyltransferase family protein: MAEGALIHEGLKAFVDGRRGLIPGDGVDWRILLDKASAMRIGPVLLEVFDNSMLPQEALDRWKNERQITFVRYARAAQAAARLSGILDESGIAHVFTRGLVTAHTLYHNPALRIMTDVDMLISRQDVDGFQECLTRHDIHPEKLLRSQIVYSIDGMVFEVHWSLTSIKRFKSVGLTDAFMNVRMPMDTEYGRIRRLPNGAELSIALAHSFLHHDMEEPRQLLDIALLMSSEETDWRWLGEWSRKVGFARATGFILQFVNKSFGLELDDTLRREFSESTVPAERVFQAYYCALFEEEYLSHYLIKQANLVTMSETMGDKMRQIIRNFSSDRIRLLGKFVRKS; the protein is encoded by the coding sequence GTGGCTGAGGGCGCTTTGATACATGAGGGGCTGAAGGCGTTTGTCGATGGACGTCGAGGACTCATCCCGGGCGATGGGGTTGACTGGCGAATATTACTTGATAAAGCATCGGCTATGCGCATCGGTCCGGTCCTGCTCGAAGTGTTCGATAATTCCATGCTGCCGCAGGAGGCACTGGATCGATGGAAGAATGAGCGGCAGATCACTTTTGTCCGTTATGCCAGGGCTGCTCAGGCCGCTGCACGGCTGTCCGGCATTCTTGATGAATCAGGCATTGCGCATGTGTTCACGAGGGGGCTGGTCACCGCTCATACGCTTTATCACAACCCCGCATTGCGTATCATGACGGATGTCGACATGCTCATATCCAGACAGGATGTCGACGGTTTTCAAGAGTGCCTGACAAGACACGATATTCACCCCGAAAAGCTGCTGCGCAGTCAGATAGTGTACTCTATCGACGGTATGGTCTTTGAGGTGCACTGGTCACTGACCAGCATCAAACGGTTCAAATCGGTTGGGCTGACAGACGCTTTTATGAATGTGCGCATGCCTATGGATACGGAATACGGCCGAATCCGGCGACTGCCGAACGGAGCAGAGCTGAGCATTGCGCTGGCGCACAGTTTTCTGCATCATGACATGGAAGAACCGCGTCAGCTTCTCGATATTGCCCTGCTCATGTCCTCTGAAGAAACCGACTGGCGATGGCTTGGCGAATGGAGCCGGAAAGTAGGTTTTGCGCGTGCAACAGGATTTATTCTTCAGTTTGTGAATAAAAGCTTTGGCCTTGAGCTGGATGATACTCTGCGGCGTGAGTTTTCCGAATCGACCGTGCCTGCCGAAAGAGTGTTCCAGGCCTATTACTGTGCACTTTTTGAGGAAGAATATCTGAGCCATTATCTGATAAAACAAGCCAATTTGGTCACCATGTCTGAGACGATGGGGGACAAAATGCGTCAGATAATCAGAAACTTTTCATCGGACCGCATCAGGCTGCTGGGCAAATTTGTCAGGAAATCGTAG